The proteins below come from a single Cannabis sativa cultivar Pink pepper isolate KNU-18-1 chromosome 3, ASM2916894v1, whole genome shotgun sequence genomic window:
- the LOC115710080 gene encoding cytokinin dehydrogenase 1 encodes MVPLVYRFLKQRDIIHLKLLMIILMSCIPDRIELCSNHFKAAPKVTSHYSSSNVPFSLETLSLDGHFSFENNQYAANDFGNMHHFLPSAVLHPKSVYDISTTVKHIFHMGSGSEFTVAARGHGHSLQGQAQAHRGVVINMESLKEQEIKVFTGERPYAEVSGGHLWINILHETLRYGLTPKSWTDYLYLTVGGTLSYAGISGQAFKHGPQINNVYQLEVVTGKGEVVTCSEEQNADLFYAVLGGLGQFGIITRARISLEVAPKMVKWIRVLYSDFSTFSQDQEHLIASRNSFDYIEGFVIINRTGLLNNWRSSFNPKDPSRATQFSSDGRTLYCLEMALYFNPNDEKNMTQKTERLLSELNFIPSTLFLSEVSYLDFLNRVHISEIKLREKGLWEVPHPWLNLLIPKSKINSFAKEVFGNMLNHSTNGPILIYPVNKSKWNNRTSLVTPDEDIMYLVAFLSSAIPSSTGKDGLNHILTQNKRILQYCATAHLGTKQYLPHYSTQEEWRAHFGSKWRVFLNRKSAYDPLAILAPGQKIFQKAIPLRDT; translated from the exons ATGGTGCCACTCGTTTACAGATTCCTGAAACAGAGAGACATAATCCACCTCAAACTTCTCATGATTATACTCATGAGCTGCATACCTGATAGAATCGAGCTATGCTCAAACCATTTCAAAGCAGCTCCAAAAGTAACATCTCATTACAGCTCCTCTAACGTACCTTTCTCTTTGGAAACACTGAGTCTAGATGGACACTTCAGCTTCGAGAACAATCAGTATGCAGCAAATGACTTTGGCAATATGCACCATTTCCTACCGTCGGCAGTCCTGCATCCAAAATCGGTATATGATATTTCCACCACAGTAAAGCATATATTTCATATGGGTTCTGGTTCAGAATTCACTGTTGCTGCTAGAGGCCATGGCCACTCCCTCCAAGGTCAAGCACAAGCTCACCGAGGTGTGGTTATCAACATGGAGTCACTTAAGGAACAGGAAATAAAGGTCTTCACTGGAGAGCGGCCTTATGCAGAAGTTTCAGGTGGCCACTTGTGGATAAATATTCTGCATGAGACGCTTCGGTATGGGCTGACGCCAAAATCTTGGACTGACTACCTATATCTCACTGTCGGCGGGACTTTATCATATGCTGGCATCAGTGGACAGGCATTCAAGCATGGACCTCAGATCAACAACGTCTACCAGCTTGAGGTTGTAACAG GTAAAGGAGAGGTGGTTACCTGTTCAGAAGAACAAAATGCTGACCTCTTTTACGCTGTCCTGGGAGGGCTTGGACAGTTTGGCATCATTACTCGAGCAAGAATTTCCCTTGAAGTTGCACCCAAGATG GTGAAATGGATTAGAGTTCTGTACTCAGACTTCTCAACATTTTCTCAGGACCAAGAACACCTTATAGCATCCCGAAACTCATTCGACTATATTGAGGGTTTCGTGATCATAAACAGAACAGGTCTTCTAAATAACTGGAGATCCTCCTTCAATCCTAAGGACCCAAGTCGAGCAACCCAATTCAGCTCAGATGGAAGAACTCTCTATTGCTTAGAAATGGCCTTATATTTTAACCCAAATGATGAGAAAAATATGACCCAG AAGACAGAACGCCTCTTGTCAGAGTTGAATTTTATTCCATCCACTCTCTTCCTATCTGAGGTTTCTTATCTTGACTTCCTAAACAGAGTCCACATTTCAGAGATAAAACTTAGAGAAAAAGGACTGTGGGAGGTTCCTCATCCATGGCTGAATCTTCTGATCCCAAAAAGCAAGATAAACAGTTTCGCTAAAGAGGTCTTTGGCAACATGCTTAACCACTCAACCAATGGTCCCATCCTCATATACCCAGTGAACAAATCCAA GTGGAACAATAGAACGTCCTTAGTTACACCTGATGAAGATATAATGTACCTGGTAGCATTCCTATCCTCAGCAATTCCATCTTCCACAGGAAAAGATGGCTTAAACCACATATTGACTCAAAACAAGAGAATTCTACAATACTGTGCCACAGCTCATCTTGGGACTAAGCAGTATCTACCTCATTACAGCACCCAAGAAGAATGGCGAGCTCACTTTGGTTCTAAATGGCGAGTTTTTTTAAACAGGAAATCAGCCTACGACCCTTTGGCCATCCTAGCGCCTGgtcaaaaaatatttcaaaaggCAATACCTCTTAGAGACACCTAG